The stretch of DNA ATTCAAACACCGGCTATTTCAAAGATTTTCAGGGCGCATCAGTTGGGGGGATAGAGTCGCTCGCATTCAAAAGTGAGCATATGGGCGCTGGAAGATATCGAGGACTACGCCCTCGAGCTGTGCTGGTTCAGCGGAAACATGACAACCGTCTAAACCAAAATATCAGTTAGCTGTTCGCCTTTTCAGCCATTTTTTGGGATGGCTGAAAAGACTGCTTTTGGTGCGTCGTCCGACGCCGTTCTCTGGCCGCCTCAAGCTTTTCATCTCGTTCGGCCAGGATCTGCACATGCCGCCCTTCCAGGCGATCCTGTGGGGTGACGTAGTCGATGGCGCTATGGAGCCGCCGGGTGTTGTAATGCTCGACGTACTTTCCCACAACCCGTTGGGCATCTTCCAGCGATAATGGCGTCTGAGGCCGAATGCACTCACGCTTCAAACTACCGTGAAAACGCTCCAGTTTTCCGTTGCTCTGCGGATAGTAAGGCGAAGTCCTCACATGCGTCATGCCGGATTCCCGGATGAACGCCTTAAAATCGTTGGCAACGAACTGCGGCCCATTGTCTGAGATCAGCCGCGGCTTAGCTTCCGGATAGGCCTCCTGAGCTCGGAGCAGGACCACTTCAACCTCATCTTCCTTCATCGACTCACGAATCTCCCAGTGGAGGATAAACCTGCTACATCCATCCAGGACACTGCACAGATAGTAGAACGTCCCCTGGATATTCAGATAGGAGATGTCCACATGCCAGTGTTTATGCGGCTCCGAAGGCTGTTTGAACCCTGTGCCCTTCTGCGAGGGCGGTGGGCTCCAACGACGCATCAGCCCGGCAGTTCTGAGCACACGCAGCACTGAAGAGGGGCTGACCGCCACCACGCCTGCATCCAGCATCATGTAGGTCAGGCGCCGATAGCCCTCTGACGGATGTTCATGGAAAAAGGCGACAATCGCTTCCCTTTCCCAATCGTCCAGCCAAAAATCTCGGGGAATACGGCCATTGTGGTCGTTAACCATTCCATAGCGCTTGCGCCATGAATAGAACTTGCCCCTTTGCACGCCTATCCAGTTGATAATTCGGCTCGTGTCGATTTCGCTCTTGTCTGACCAAAACGCCACGAAATCCACCACCGAATCCCGTATGTCCGGCTCCACCCAGCAGCCGTTCAGCTCACCCCAAGACTTTTTTTTAGCGCAACATGCGCCTCAAGAAGCTCGGACATAACTTCATTTTTGGTTGCCAACTTCGCTTCTAGTTCGGCAATCTGTCGGTCACAAGCCTTTTGGCCGCGTTTATCAGACAAGGCCGCTTCGCCGTTCTCAAACAAAGCCTTTTGCCAGCGATAGTACTGGCTGGGCTGAATGCCCGCCTCGTCGCACAGATCCGAGAGAACCACCTTCTCGACCAGGTGACGGCGCACATAGCCTACCTTCTGCTCAGCCGTAAATCTCCGCTTCTTCCGTTCCATACAAACCTCCGCTTATTATCTACACATTATAAACGGCTTGTTTGTCATTTTCCAACTGAGCCGAAACAGTGTCACTCTGGATTCAAACGACTATCGGCGCCCTTGTGCAACGCTCAAACGCAAAAAAGCCAGCGGCAACGCTGGCTTTTTTGCTCGATCAGGATGTACGCCGAGAATTATCCGGCGTTTTTCAGCGCTTTTTCCAAGGCGTCGCAGTAGGTGCGCACCACTTTGACCCGCGCATAGTATTTGCTGTTGCCCTCCACCAGGGTCCACGGCGCGATGTGGGTGGAGGTGCGCTCCACCATGTCGTTGACGGCGTTTTCATACTCGCCCCACTTGTCGCGGTTGCGCCAATCCTCGTCGGTGAGCTTCCA from Magnetofaba australis IT-1 encodes:
- a CDS encoding IS3 family transposase; this encodes MEPDIRDSVVDFVAFWSDKSEIDTSRIINWIGVQRGKFYSWRKRYGMVNDHNGRIPRDFWLDDWEREAIVAFFHEHPSEGYRRLTYMMLDAGVVAVSPSSVLRVLRTAGLMRRWSPPPSQKGTGFKQPSEPHKHWHVDISYLNIQGTFYYLCSVLDGCSRFILHWEIRESMKEDEVEVVLLRAQEAYPEAKPRLISDNGPQFVANDFKAFIRESGMTHVRTSPYYPQSNGKLERFHGSLKRECIRPQTPLSLEDAQRVVGKYVEHYNTRRLHSAIDYVTPQDRLEGRHVQILAERDEKLEAARERRRTTHQKQSFQPSQKMAEKANS
- a CDS encoding transposase, with amino-acid sequence MERKKRRFTAEQKVGYVRRHLVEKVVLSDLCDEAGIQPSQYYRWQKALFENGEAALSDKRGQKACDRQIAELEAKLATKNEVMSELLEAHVALKKSLGVS